A single region of the Anaerolineae bacterium genome encodes:
- the glk gene encoding glucokinase — translation MLLAGDIGGTKTNLAIFETGDTLQVKTETTFKSADYPNLEAIVREFLADTGATVNKAVFGVAGPVVKGRSRITNLPWVISESSLRENSNVPVVKLLNDLEAIGYAVPHLPADDLAMLNSDQMDTGQGGNKAIIAPGTGLGEAVLFAHNGHYYVLASEGGHTDFGPKNSLEIELLRYLQGKFDHISYERVCSGNGIPNIYAFLKDRQVVSANAQIDAQINRANDPTPIIIQNGLAGTCELCQTVVDMFVSILGAEAGNLALKVMATGGLYLGGGIPPRILPRLQDGTFMAAFTNKGRFAEILVRIPIYVILNNKAPLLGAACYGANL, via the coding sequence ATGTTACTGGCAGGAGATATTGGCGGCACTAAAACAAACCTGGCTATTTTTGAAACGGGCGACACTTTACAGGTCAAAACAGAAACCACTTTCAAGAGCGCTGATTATCCAAACCTGGAAGCCATTGTCCGGGAATTTCTGGCCGATACCGGCGCAACCGTAAACAAAGCGGTTTTTGGCGTGGCCGGCCCGGTGGTCAAGGGCCGGTCAAGGATTACCAACCTGCCCTGGGTTATCTCGGAAAGTTCCCTGCGGGAAAACTCAAATGTGCCGGTGGTAAAACTACTCAACGATCTGGAAGCCATTGGTTATGCTGTGCCCCACCTGCCCGCTGATGATCTGGCCATGCTCAATAGCGACCAGATGGATACCGGCCAGGGCGGCAACAAAGCCATCATCGCCCCCGGCACGGGCCTGGGCGAAGCGGTTCTTTTTGCCCACAACGGCCATTACTACGTGCTGGCCTCTGAGGGCGGCCACACCGACTTTGGCCCCAAAAATTCGCTGGAAATTGAATTACTGCGTTATCTGCAAGGCAAATTCGACCATATCAGTTACGAACGGGTTTGCTCCGGCAACGGCATTCCCAATATCTACGCTTTTTTAAAAGACCGCCAGGTTGTTTCAGCAAACGCTCAAATAGATGCCCAAATTAACCGGGCCAATGACCCCACGCCCATCATTATTCAAAACGGCCTGGCCGGAACGTGTGAACTATGCCAAACTGTGGTGGATATGTTTGTCTCTATTCTGGGCGCTGAGGCGGGCAACCTGGCCCTCAAAGTGATGGCTACCGGAGGCCTCTATCTGGGGGGCGGCATCCCACCCAGAATATTGCCCCGGCTGCAAGACGGCACGTTTATGGCCGCCTTTACCAACAAAGGCCGTTTTGCCGAAATATTGGTACGCATCCCCATTTACGTTATCCTCAATAATAAAGCGCCCCTGCTGGGCGCAGCTTGTTATGGAGCAAACCTCTAA
- a CDS encoding cysteine desulfurase-like protein yields the protein MLEQTPDLSTVRSQFPALQQKDEQDRPYVYFDGPGGTQVPQPVIAAITDYLIHTNANHGGHFATSRRSDEMIGQARLAMADFLNAALPQEIVFGPNMTSLTFNLSRAIARTLQPGHEIVVTRLDHDANIAPWLALAEQGIEVKWADFDVEDCRLNLEHLASLLTDKTKLVAVGYASNAVGTINPLGHIAALARNVGAWLWVDAVHYAPHGPIDVQTLGCDFLVCSAYKFFGPHVGVLWGRLDLLESLPAYKVRPANPHPPHKFETGTQNHEGIAGVAAAVNYLAALGQEYGAQFAPELKNYEGRRLALKQAMKAIVAYERPLFAYLLDEVQQIPGLVVYGITHPSQLDQRCPTLAFTRAGFTPQEIAAYLGEQGIFVWDGNYYALSVTERLGLEDSGGMVRIGLAHYNTRSEVDRLLAALREM from the coding sequence ATGCTTGAACAAACACCGGACCTTTCCACCGTACGCAGCCAATTCCCGGCCTTGCAGCAAAAAGATGAGCAGGATCGCCCTTACGTTTATTTTGACGGGCCGGGCGGCACGCAGGTTCCCCAACCCGTTATCGCCGCAATAACGGATTATCTGATTCACACCAACGCCAATCACGGGGGGCATTTTGCCACCAGCCGCCGCAGCGATGAAATGATTGGCCAGGCCCGGCTGGCCATGGCCGATTTTCTTAATGCCGCCTTGCCCCAAGAGATTGTTTTTGGGCCTAACATGACCAGCCTTACTTTTAACCTTAGCCGCGCCATTGCGCGTACCCTGCAACCCGGCCACGAGATTGTGGTCACTCGCCTGGACCACGACGCCAATATTGCCCCCTGGCTGGCCCTGGCTGAGCAGGGAATAGAGGTCAAATGGGCCGATTTTGACGTAGAGGATTGCCGGCTTAACCTGGAACACTTGGCCTCGCTGCTTACGGATAAAACAAAACTGGTGGCCGTGGGTTATGCTTCAAACGCAGTAGGCACTATTAATCCCCTGGGCCACATTGCGGCTCTGGCGCGGAACGTGGGAGCCTGGTTGTGGGTTGACGCCGTACACTACGCCCCCCACGGCCCTATTGACGTGCAAACCCTCGGCTGCGACTTTTTGGTCTGTTCGGCCTACAAATTTTTTGGCCCACACGTGGGCGTATTGTGGGGTCGCCTGGATTTACTGGAAAGCCTGCCTGCCTACAAGGTCCGTCCCGCCAACCCCCACCCGCCTCACAAATTTGAAACCGGCACCCAGAATCACGAGGGCATCGCCGGTGTTGCCGCCGCCGTCAACTACCTGGCGGCGCTAGGCCAGGAATATGGGGCGCAGTTTGCGCCGGAACTTAAAAATTATGAAGGGCGACGTTTGGCCTTGAAGCAAGCGATGAAGGCCATTGTTGCTTATGAGCGGCCCTTGTTTGCCTATTTATTAGACGAAGTGCAACAAATCCCCGGCCTTGTTGTTTACGGCATCACCCACCCCTCCCAGCTTGACCAACGCTGTCCCACCCTGGCCTTTACCCGGGCCGGTTTCACTCCCCAAGAGATTGCCGCTTACCTGGGCGAACAAGGTATTTTTGTATGGGATGGCAACTACTATGCCTTGAGCGTTACCGAACGTTTGGGCCTGGAAGACTCTGGCGGCATGGTGCGGATTGGCCTGGCGCACTACAATACCCGGTCAGAAGTTGACCGTCTGTTGGCCGCCCTGCGGGAGATGTAA
- a CDS encoding cobalamin B12-binding domain-containing protein, translated as MTERKIRVLVAKPGLDGHDRGAKVVARALRDAGMEVIYTGLRQTPDMIAETALQEDVDVVGLSILSGAHMALAPKIMARLKENELNDVLVIIGGIIPAEDIEALRQLGVHGIFGPGASTTDIVNFIRERVANNGPRV; from the coding sequence ATGACCGAGCGCAAAATCAGAGTACTGGTAGCCAAACCCGGCCTGGATGGGCACGACCGCGGGGCCAAAGTGGTGGCCCGCGCCCTGCGTGACGCCGGGATGGAAGTGATTTACACCGGCCTGCGCCAAACCCCGGACATGATTGCCGAAACCGCCCTCCAGGAAGATGTAGATGTGGTCGGCCTGTCAATTTTGTCGGGGGCGCACATGGCCCTGGCCCCCAAAATTATGGCCCGGCTCAAAGAAAATGAACTAAACGACGTCCTGGTCATCATCGGCGGGATCATCCCGGCCGAGGATATTGAAGCGCTGCGCCAACTGGGCGTGCATGGGATTTTTGGCCCGGGCGCATCCACTACGGATATTGTTAATTTTATTCGTGAGCGTGTGGCCAATAACGGGCCAAGAGTGTAA